The Zygotorulaspora mrakii chromosome 3, complete sequence genome includes a region encoding these proteins:
- a CDS encoding ketopantoate reductase family protein — translation MNSTARQPSCIVIGAGAVGVIAAYSLSRAHKCTVSLVVRSDYDHVMKQGYQIDSCDYGFIQCWKPNHVYQSAVDAASSKIFFDYIIVTVKNIPDGPVQDRISEIVRPIVDSNRNLSQRRLTNILLIQNGIDIEKEVLNNFEETKYNLSLLSGVQMIASTKIGPGNVQQSGRDSISIGAFNCEDHRAVSSAHEFVSIYQNEGCNYVDYDPNVRYTRWRKLLYNATISTTTTLAGLDALRCIEFGQDQKGTEVYILRPAMKEIIAIAASEGIYLGDDQIEHFLKVARKLIYKPSMCVDFEKGRLMELEVILGHPIRIAQSNEIQTPTLMVLYHLLTLLQAKVKESKGLIGLEGCPPILVENSLN, via the coding sequence ATGAATTCAACGGCGCGTCAGCCATCATGTATTGTTATTGGTGCTGGAGCTGTTGGGGTGATCGCCGCCTATTCACTTTCTCGCGCCCACAAATGTACTGTCTCACTCGTGGTACGCTCAGACTATGATCATGTCATGAAGCAGGGATATCAAATTGACTCGTGCGATTACGGCTTCATACAATGCTGGAAACCAAATCATGTCTACCAGAGCGCGGTAGACGCGGCTTCTTCgaagatattttttgattatatTATCGTAACTGTGAAAAATATTCCAGATGGGCCTGTTCAAGATCGTATAAGCGAAATTGTTAGGCCAATTGTAGATTCTAATCGAAATCTTTCCCAGAGAAGGTTAACAAATATATTACttattcaaaatggaattgatattgaaaaggaggtattgaacaattttgaagaaactaAGTACAATTTGTCCTTGCTTTCAGGTGTCCAGATGATTgcatcaacaaaaatagGACCGGGAAACGTTCAACAAAGTGGTAGGGACAGCATTTCTATCGGAGCTTTCAATTGTGAAGATCACAGAGCAGTGTCTTCGGCTCACGAGTTCGTTTCAATATATCAAAACGAAGGTTGTAACTACGTTGATTATGATCCAAACGTTCGTTACACCAGATGGAGAAAATTATTGTATAATGCTACTATCAGCACTACTACGACTCTAGCTGGTTTAGATGCCTTGAGATGTATTGAATTCGGACAGGATCAAAAAGGGACCGAAGTTTACATTCTGAGACCTGCcatgaaagaaataattGCAATAGCTGCGAGTGAAGGTATCTACCTCGGAGATGACCAAATTGAGCATTTTCTTAAGGTTGCAAGAAAGCTCATTTATAAACCTTCCATGTGCGTTGATTTCGAGAAAGGGCGACTAATGGAGCTTGAGGTTATTTTAGGCCATCCCATCAGAATTGCCCAATCTAACGAGATACAGACTCCCACTCTTATGGTCTTGTATCACTTACTGACACTTTTACAAGCAAAGGTTAAAGAGTCTAAGGGCTTAATAGGACTTGAAGGATGTCCTCCTATATTAGTAGAAAATAGCTTGAATTGA
- a CDS encoding allantoate permease family MFS transporter gives MRKLTATKMPSISKKNIESKSSTIEFNVGELEEKSSYEKRNVDLGMTIAEQSLGLEVDKATNKRLLRKADIYICSMMSIVYAVQYMDKQTNAYASIMGLREDLKMHGNQYSWVGTCFYLGYMAFEIPSSLALQRFPVAKTSGIFIILWGFVLCMSSVPKTYAGFIVVRTILGILESAVTPAFILLTSQWYKREEQLLRTSIWSASAGLGAILGALIAYGLAIRDPSSLPMASWRLLYVILGVITIGLGLVFLIHVPDAPSFAWFLSEQDKILTAERIRSNKQGFGSRKFKMYQLKEVFQDVRTYLYFFLMIAAEIPNGGIGSFGSIMLQDMGYTNGKALLMGTPFGAVEFVGIVLVGYVAQRTQCRMFVAMFSYCLNIVSGCLLAFPSANNVQLAGYYLQGMAVIGWICFISCVTSNSAGHTKKVVTSAICMIGYCVGNLIGPQTFVAEEAPHYRSAKIAIVVCFGVCLFLTVAVYFVNLRANRIREEKNEKLDPSFLNSEFADLTDFENPEFRYAL, from the coding sequence ATGAGGAAGTTGACAGCAACAAAAATGCCAagcatttcaaaaaaaaatattgagagTAAATCATCTACCATTGAATTCAATGTCGGTgaactggaagaaaaatccTCTTACGAGAAGAGAAATGTGGATCTTGGAATGACGATAGCCGAGCAGTCCCTCGGCCTCGAGGTTGACAAAGCAACGAACAAGCGGCTTTTGCGCAAAGCagacatatatatatgctCAATGATGAGCATAGTATATGCTGTGCAATATATGGACAAACAGACTAATGCTTACGCATCCATTATGGGTCTCagagaagatttgaaaatgcacGGTAATCAATATAGCTGGGTTGGCACCTGTTTTTATCTGGGTTATATGGCATTCGAAATACCAAGTTCTTTAGCCTTACAGCGTTTCCCTGTTGCAAAAACAAGCGGAATCTTTATTATACTATGGGGGTTCGTTCTATGTATGAGCAGCGTTCCAAAGACTTATGCTGGgtttattgttgttagAACTATCCTAGGAATTCTAGAATCTGCAGTTACACCGGCGTTTATTCTGTTAACATCCCAATGGTACAAAAGAGAAGAGCAGCTTTTAAGAACATCAATTTGGAGTGCTTCCGCCGGTTTAGGGGCAATACTTGGTGCTCTTATTGCTTATGGTTTGGCAATACGAGATCCATCTAGCCTGCCAATGGCGTCCTGGCGCCTTTTGTATGTTATACTTGGGGTAATTACCATTGGCCTTGGTCTCGtgtttttgattcatgTTCCAGATGCTCCTTCCTTTGCGTGGTTTTTGAGTGAGCAAGACAAAATTTTAACCGCTGAACGTATTCGTTCGAACAAGCAGGGCTTTGGAAGtcgaaaattcaaaatgtATCAGCTTAAGGAAGTATTCCAGGATGTAAGGacatatttatatttttttctcatgATCGCTGCTGAAATTCCAAATGGGGGAATAGGAAGCTTTGGATCCATCATGTTACAGGACATGGGTTACACGAACGGCAAAGCATTGCTGATGGGTACTCCTTTCGGAGCTGTAGAGTTTGTTGGTATTGTGCTTGTCGGATATGTAGCTCAGCGCACCCAATGTAGAATGTTTGTTGCGATGTTCAGCTATTGCCTCAACATTGTGTCAGGATGTTTATTGGCCTTCCCATCCGCAAATAATGTCCAACTGGCTGGATATTATTTACAAGGTATGGCTGTCATCGGATGGATCTGTTTTATCAGCTGTGTTACATCTAATTCTGCTGGTCACACGAAGAAAGTTGTTACTAGTGCCATTTGTATGATAGGATATTGTGTCGGCAACCTGATTGGGCCGCAAACATTTGTCGCAGAAGAAGCCCCTCACTATAGAAGTGCAAAGATAGCTATTGTTGTATGTTTTGGTGTCTGTTTATTCCTTACTGTTGCTGTTTACTTCGTGAACCTTAGAGCTAATCGTATAAGGgaggaaaagaatgagaaaCTAGACCCCTCCTTTCTAAATTCGGAATTTGCGGATCTTACTGATTTCGAAAACCCAGAATTTAGATATGCTTTGTGA